One segment of Struthio camelus isolate bStrCam1 chromosome 27, bStrCam1.hap1, whole genome shotgun sequence DNA contains the following:
- the KCNIP3 gene encoding calsenilin isoform X5, with product MGIQGMELCAVAVVILLFIAVLKQFGILEPISVEDGGDSDFELSAVRHQPEGLEQLQAQTKFTKKELQSLYRGFKSECPSGLVDEETFKLIYSQFFPQGDATTYAHFLFNAFDVDGNGAICFQDFVVGLSVLLRGTVHEKLNWAFNLYDINKDGYITKEEMLEIMKSIYDMMGRCTYPILKDNAPAEHVEKFFQKMDRNRDGVVTFEEFLETCQKDEDIMSSMQIFENTI from the exons ATGGGCATCCAGGGCATGGAGCTGTGCGCCGTGGCCGTGGTCATCCTCCTCTTCATCGCCGTCCTCAAGCAGTTCGGCATCCTGGAGCCCATCTCCGTGGAAg ACGGCGGCGACAGCGATTTCGAGCTTTCGGCCGTCCGGCACCAGCCCGAggggctggagcagctgcaggcgCAGACCAAGTTCACCAAGAAGGAGCTGCAATCCCTCTACCGGGGCTTCAAGAGC GAGTGTCCCAGCGGCCTCGTAGACGAGGAGACCTTCAAGCTCATTTACTCGCAGTTCTTCCCGCAGGGCG ACGCGACCACGTACGCTCACTTCTTGTTCAACGCCTTCGACGTGGACGGCAACGGGGCCATCTGCTTTCag GATTTTGTCGTCGGCCTCTCCGTCTTGCTCCGAGGGACGGTGCACGAGAAGCTGAACTGGGCTTTCAACCTGTACGACATTAACAAAGACGGCTACATCACGAAGGAG gaaATGCTGGAGATCATGAAGTCCATCTACGACATGATGGGGCGCTGCACCTACCCCATCCTGAAGGACAACGCGCCCGCCGAGCACGTGGAGAAGTTCTTCCAG AAAATGGACAGGAACCGGGACGGCGTGGTGACCTTCGAGGAGTTCCTGGAGACGTGCCAGAAG GACGAGGACATCATGAGCTCCATGCAGATCTTCGAGAACACCATCTAG
- the KCNIP3 gene encoding calsenilin isoform X2 translates to MGIQGMELCAVAVVILLFIAVLKQFGILEPISVEDGGDSDFELSAVRHQPEGLEQLQAQTKFTKKELQSLYRGFKSECPSGLVDEETFKLIYSQFFPQGDATTYAHFLFNAFDVDGNGAICFQDFVVGLSVLLRGTVHEKLNWAFNLYDINKDGYITKEEMLEIMKSIYDMMGRCTYPILKDNAPAEHVEKFFQVRLAGASRQAAGAFAAKVLEDEEGRGGSGATSARGPPSWTSTDSRLAGAGGGGGNHRCGRGTDGDVPAERLLASQKMDRNRDGVVTFEEFLETCQKDEDIMSSMQIFENTI, encoded by the exons ATGGGCATCCAGGGCATGGAGCTGTGCGCCGTGGCCGTGGTCATCCTCCTCTTCATCGCCGTCCTCAAGCAGTTCGGCATCCTGGAGCCCATCTCCGTGGAAg ACGGCGGCGACAGCGATTTCGAGCTTTCGGCCGTCCGGCACCAGCCCGAggggctggagcagctgcaggcgCAGACCAAGTTCACCAAGAAGGAGCTGCAATCCCTCTACCGGGGCTTCAAGAGC GAGTGTCCCAGCGGCCTCGTAGACGAGGAGACCTTCAAGCTCATTTACTCGCAGTTCTTCCCGCAGGGCG ACGCGACCACGTACGCTCACTTCTTGTTCAACGCCTTCGACGTGGACGGCAACGGGGCCATCTGCTTTCag GATTTTGTCGTCGGCCTCTCCGTCTTGCTCCGAGGGACGGTGCACGAGAAGCTGAACTGGGCTTTCAACCTGTACGACATTAACAAAGACGGCTACATCACGAAGGAG gaaATGCTGGAGATCATGAAGTCCATCTACGACATGATGGGGCGCTGCACCTACCCCATCCTGAAGGACAACGCGCCCGCCGAGCACGTGGAGAAGTTCTTCCAGGTAAGGCTGGCCGGCGCCTCCCGGCAGGCGGCCGGGGCATTCGCCGCGAAGGTCCTCGAGgatgaggagggaagggggggctCCGGCGCGACCTCCGCGCGGGGACCGCCGAGCTGGACAAGCACGGATAGCCGgctggctggggcggggggggggggggggaaccatcgCTGCGGCCGGGGGACGGACGGAGACGTCCCCGCTGAGCGCCTGCTGGCCTCGCAGAAAATGGACAGGAACCGGGACGGCGTGGTGACCTTCGAGGAGTTCCTGGAGACGTGCCAGAAG GACGAGGACATCATGAGCTCCATGCAGATCTTCGAGAACACCATCTAG
- the KCNIP3 gene encoding calsenilin isoform X4 has product MGIQGMELCAVAVVILLFIAVLKQFGILEPISVEDGGDSDFELSAVRHQPEGLEQLQAQTKFTKKELQSLYRGFKSECPSGLVDEETFKLIYSQFFPQGDATTYAHFLFNAFDVDGNGAICFQDFVVGLSVLLRGTVHEKLNWAFNLYDINKDGYITKEEMLEIMKSIYDMMGRCTYPILKDNAPAEHVEKFFQKMDRNRDGVVTFEEFLETCQKVSGPGWWGGGGTFIAAVLLSGGGGRRYRVAGGPRGGASMPLSSPRTRTS; this is encoded by the exons ATGGGCATCCAGGGCATGGAGCTGTGCGCCGTGGCCGTGGTCATCCTCCTCTTCATCGCCGTCCTCAAGCAGTTCGGCATCCTGGAGCCCATCTCCGTGGAAg ACGGCGGCGACAGCGATTTCGAGCTTTCGGCCGTCCGGCACCAGCCCGAggggctggagcagctgcaggcgCAGACCAAGTTCACCAAGAAGGAGCTGCAATCCCTCTACCGGGGCTTCAAGAGC GAGTGTCCCAGCGGCCTCGTAGACGAGGAGACCTTCAAGCTCATTTACTCGCAGTTCTTCCCGCAGGGCG ACGCGACCACGTACGCTCACTTCTTGTTCAACGCCTTCGACGTGGACGGCAACGGGGCCATCTGCTTTCag GATTTTGTCGTCGGCCTCTCCGTCTTGCTCCGAGGGACGGTGCACGAGAAGCTGAACTGGGCTTTCAACCTGTACGACATTAACAAAGACGGCTACATCACGAAGGAG gaaATGCTGGAGATCATGAAGTCCATCTACGACATGATGGGGCGCTGCACCTACCCCATCCTGAAGGACAACGCGCCCGCCGAGCACGTGGAGAAGTTCTTCCAG AAAATGGACAGGAACCGGGACGGCGTGGTGACCTTCGAGGAGTTCCTGGAGACGTGCCAGAAGGTGAGCGGCCCgggatggtggggagggggggggacctTCATCGCTGCTGTCCTCctctccggcggcggcggccggcgctaTCGCGTTGCCGGGGGGCCGAGAGGCGGCGCCTCgatgcctctctcctctcctagGACGAGGACATCATGA
- the KCNIP3 gene encoding calsenilin isoform X1 translates to MGIQGMELCAVAVVILLFIAVLKQFGILEPISVEDGGDSDFELSAVRHQPEGLEQLQAQTKFTKKELQSLYRGFKSECPSGLVDEETFKLIYSQFFPQGDATTYAHFLFNAFDVDGNGAICFQDFVVGLSVLLRGTVHEKLNWAFNLYDINKDGYITKEEMLEIMKSIYDMMGRCTYPILKDNAPAEHVEKFFQVRLAGASRQAAGAFAAKVLEDEEGRGGSGATSARGPPSWTSTDSRLAGAGGGGGNHRCGRGTDGDVPAERLLASQKMDRNRDGVVTFEEFLETCQKVSGPGWWGGGGTFIAAVLLSGGGGRRYRVAGGPRGGASMPLSSPRTRTS, encoded by the exons ATGGGCATCCAGGGCATGGAGCTGTGCGCCGTGGCCGTGGTCATCCTCCTCTTCATCGCCGTCCTCAAGCAGTTCGGCATCCTGGAGCCCATCTCCGTGGAAg ACGGCGGCGACAGCGATTTCGAGCTTTCGGCCGTCCGGCACCAGCCCGAggggctggagcagctgcaggcgCAGACCAAGTTCACCAAGAAGGAGCTGCAATCCCTCTACCGGGGCTTCAAGAGC GAGTGTCCCAGCGGCCTCGTAGACGAGGAGACCTTCAAGCTCATTTACTCGCAGTTCTTCCCGCAGGGCG ACGCGACCACGTACGCTCACTTCTTGTTCAACGCCTTCGACGTGGACGGCAACGGGGCCATCTGCTTTCag GATTTTGTCGTCGGCCTCTCCGTCTTGCTCCGAGGGACGGTGCACGAGAAGCTGAACTGGGCTTTCAACCTGTACGACATTAACAAAGACGGCTACATCACGAAGGAG gaaATGCTGGAGATCATGAAGTCCATCTACGACATGATGGGGCGCTGCACCTACCCCATCCTGAAGGACAACGCGCCCGCCGAGCACGTGGAGAAGTTCTTCCAGGTAAGGCTGGCCGGCGCCTCCCGGCAGGCGGCCGGGGCATTCGCCGCGAAGGTCCTCGAGgatgaggagggaagggggggctCCGGCGCGACCTCCGCGCGGGGACCGCCGAGCTGGACAAGCACGGATAGCCGgctggctggggcggggggggggggggggaaccatcgCTGCGGCCGGGGGACGGACGGAGACGTCCCCGCTGAGCGCCTGCTGGCCTCGCAGAAAATGGACAGGAACCGGGACGGCGTGGTGACCTTCGAGGAGTTCCTGGAGACGTGCCAGAAGGTGAGCGGCCCgggatggtggggagggggggggacctTCATCGCTGCTGTCCTCctctccggcggcggcggccggcgctaTCGCGTTGCCGGGGGGCCGAGAGGCGGCGCCTCgatgcctctctcctctcctagGACGAGGACATCATGA
- the KCNIP3 gene encoding calsenilin isoform X3 produces the protein MGIQGMELCAVAVVILLFIAVLKQFGILEPISVEDGGDSDFELSAVRHQPEGLEQLQAQTKFTKKELQSLYRGFKSECPSGLVDEETFKLIYSQFFPQGGERGGGGGCRDIAAAALSYRAERRREPAASAALESLSGDLQVSPPAAPSPAAPQGCKHAQRGDSSDIAPQPRAVEPRNSAGPSGRLARRLAQLRFPPPPNSPKNQFATLQFNFCSSAETAGAAFARRSGQRLRARLFTAAEFVTKSIGRKSAPRCGPLAPRGWAKRRGTPGGEVGVSALPSFERVRRGNQLS, from the exons ATGGGCATCCAGGGCATGGAGCTGTGCGCCGTGGCCGTGGTCATCCTCCTCTTCATCGCCGTCCTCAAGCAGTTCGGCATCCTGGAGCCCATCTCCGTGGAAg ACGGCGGCGACAGCGATTTCGAGCTTTCGGCCGTCCGGCACCAGCCCGAggggctggagcagctgcaggcgCAGACCAAGTTCACCAAGAAGGAGCTGCAATCCCTCTACCGGGGCTTCAAGAGC GAGTGTCCCAGCGGCCTCGTAGACGAGGAGACCTTCAAGCTCATTTACTCGCAGTTCTTCCCGCAGGGCG gtgagcgcggcggcggcgggggctgccgggatatcgccgccgccgctctctCTTACAGGGCCGAAAGGCGCCGGGAGCCCGCTGCGAGCGCGGCGCTGGAGTCCTTGAGCGGCGACCTGCAGGTTTCCCCGCCCGCAgctcccagcccggccgccccgcagggctGTAAGCACGCCCAGCGCGGTGATTCATCAGATATTGCTCCTCAGCCTCGTGCGGTCGAGCCTCGAAACTCAGCTGGGCCTTCCGGGAGGCTTGCGAGGCGCTTGGCACAGCTcaggttccccccccctcccaactCCCCAAAAAATCAATTTGCGACTTTGCAATTTAatttctgcagctcagcagaaacTGCCGGAGCCGCGTTCGCGCGGCGGAGCGGCCAAAGGCTTCGCGCGAGGCTATTTACGGCCGCCGAGTTCGTCACGAAGTCGATAGGGCGCAAGTCCGCGCCGCGCTGTGGCCCGCTCGCTCCTCGAGGCTGGGCAAAGCGCCGCGGGACGCCGGGCGGCGAGGTCGGCGTCTCCGCGCTGCCCTCCTTCGAACGCGTCCGCCGGGGAAATCAGCTTTCGTGA
- the COX5B gene encoding cytochrome c oxidase subunit 5B, mitochondrial encodes MASRLLRVCAALRLPPALPARAAPARHLAVPGGLASDEEQATGLERKVLEAMNKGLDPYSMFRPKRYAGTKEDPNLVPSIGDKRIVGCVCEEDNSCVIWFWLHKGEAQRCPSCGAHYKLIPHELPH; translated from the exons ATGGCGTCAAGGTTACTGCGGGTGTGCGCGGCCCtgcggctgccgcccgccctgccggcccgcgccgcccccgcccgccacctCGCCGTGCCCG gcgGCCTGGCCAGCGACGAGGAGCAGGCGACGGGGCTGGAGCGGAAGGTGCTGGAGGCCATGAACAAGGGCCTG gacccctataGCATGTTCCGGCCCAAACGCTACGCGGGAACCAAGGAAGACCCCAACCTGGTGCCCTCCATCGGCGACAAGCGCATCGTGGGCTGCGTCT gcgAAGAGGACAACAGCTGCGTCATCTGGTTCTGGCTGCACAAGGGCGAGGCGCAGCGGTGCCCCTCCTGCGGCGCCCACTACAAGCTCATTCCCCACGAGCTGCCGCACTGA
- the ACTR1B gene encoding beta-centractin, which translates to MEAYDVIANQPVVIDNGSGVVKAGFAGDQIPKYCFPNYVGRPKHVRVMAGALEGDLFIGPKAEEHRGLLAIRYPMEHGVVRDWNDMERIWQYVYSKDQLQTFSEEHPVLLTEAPLNPSKNREKAAEVFFETFNVPALFISMQAVLSLYATGRTTGVVLDAGDGVTHAVPIYEGFAMPHSIMRVDVAGRDVSRYLRLLLRKEGADFHTSAEFEVVKTIKERACYLSINPQKDEALETEKVQYTLPDGSTLDVGPARFRAPELLFQPDLIGDESEGIHEVLAFAIQKSDLDLRRTLFANIVLSGGSTLFKGFGDRLLSEVKKLAPKDIKIKISAPQERLYSTWIGGSILASLDTFKKMWVSKKEYEEDGVRAIHRKTF; encoded by the exons ATGGAGGCCTACGACGTCATCGCCAACCAGCCTGTCGTCATCGACAAC GGCTCGGGGGTGGTGAAGGCTGGCTTCGCCGGCGACCAGATCCCCAAATACTGCTTCCCGAACTA CGTGGGCCGCCCGAAGCATGTCCGCGTCATGGCCGGCGCGCTGGAGGGCGACCTCTTCATTGGGCCCAAAGCCGAG GAGCACCGGGGCCTCCTGGCCATCCGCTACCCCATGGAGCACGGCGTGGTGCGCGACTGGAACGACATGGAGCGCATCTGGCAGTACGTCTACTCCAAGGACCAGCTCCAGACCTTCTCCGAGGAG CACCCGGTGCTGCTCACCGAGGCGCCCCTCAACCCCAGCAAGAACCGGGAGAAGGCGGCTGAGGTTTTCTTCGAGACCTTCAACGTGCCGGCGCTCTTCATCTCCATGCAAGCCGTGCTCAGCCT GTACGCCACGGGTCGCACCACGGGGGTGGTGCTGGACGCGGGCGACGGCGTGACGCACGCCGTGCCCATCTACGAGGGCTTCGCCATGCCCCACTCCATCATGAGGGTGGACGTGGCCGGGCGGGACGTCTCCCGTTACCTCCGGTTGCTCCTGCGTAAGGAGGGCGCCGATTTCCACACCTCGGCCGAATTCGAGGTGGTCAAGACCATCAAGGAG AGAGCCTGCTACCTCTCCATCAACCCCCAGAAGGACGAGGCGCTGGAGACGGAGAAGGTGCAGTACACCCTGCCCGACGGCAGCACCCTGGAC GTGGGTCCGGCTCGCTTCCGGGCTCCGGAGCTGCTTTTCCAACCGGATCTCATCGGCGACGAGAGCGAAGGCATCCACGAGGTGCTGGCTTTCGCCATCCAGAAGTCCGACCTGGACCTGCGCCGCACGCTCTTCGCCAACATCGTCCTCTCCGGCGGCTCCACGCTCTTCAAAG GTTTCGGGGACCGGCTGCTCAGTGAGGTGAAGAAACTGGCCCCCAAGGACATCAAAATCAAG ATCTCGGCCCCGCAGGAGCGGTTGTACTCCACGTGGATCGG cggCTCCATCCTGGCCTCGCTGGACACCTTCAAGAAGATGTGGGTGTCCAAGAAGGAGTACGAAGAGGACGGGGTGCGGGCCATCCACCGGAAGACGTTCTAG
- the PURB gene encoding transcriptional regulator protein Pur-beta gives MADGDSGSERGGSGSGSGGGGGGFAGPRGGGGGGPGAGGGPEQETQELASKRLDIQNKRFYLDVKQNAKGRFLKIAEVGAGGSKSRLTLSMAVAAEFRDYLGDFIEHYAQLGPSSPEQLAQAAGPAGEDGAGPGPRRALKSEFLVRENRKYYLDLKENQRGRFLRIRQTVNRGPGGPGGFPGGPPGLQSGQTIALPAQGLIEFRDALAKLIDDYGGEEDELGGPGGGGPGGGGLYGELPEGTSITVDSKRFFFDVGCNKYGVFLRVSEVKPSYRNAITVPYKAWAKFGGAFCRYAEEMRDIQERQRDKLYDRRAGPPGPGSGSGAGDDSDGDDVDDD, from the coding sequence ATGGCGGACGGGGACAGCGGCAGcgagcgcggcggcagcggcagcggcagcggcggcggcggcggcgggttcgcggggccccgcggcggcggcggcggcgggccgggggccggcggcggcccggagcAGGAGACGCAGGAGCTGGCCTCGAAGCGGCTGGACATCCAGAACAAGCGGTTCTACCTGGACGTCAAGCAGAACGCCAAGGGCCGCTTCCTCAAGATCGCCGAGGTGGGCGCCGGCGGCTCCAAGAGCCGCCTCACGCTCTCCATGGCCGTGGCCGCCGAGTTCCGCGACTACCTGGGCGACTTCATCGAGCACTACGCCCAGCTGGGGCCCTCCAGCCCCGAGCAGCTGGCGCAGGCCGCGGGCCCCGCCGGCGAggacggcgccggccccgggccccggcgggccCTCAAGAGCGAGTTCCTGGTGCGGGAGAACCGCAAGTACTACCTGGACCTGAAGGAGAACCAGCGCGGGCGCTTCCTCCGCATCCGCCAGACCGTCaaccgcggccccggcggccccggcggttTCCCCGGCGGCCCGCCGGGCCTGCAGAGCGGCCAGACCATCgccctgcccgcccagggcctcATCGAGTTTCGCGACGCCCTGGCCAAGCTCATCGACGACTACGGCGGCGAGGAGGACGAgctgggcggccccgggggcggcgggccgggcggcggggggctctaCGGCGAGCTGCCCGAGGGCACCTCCATCACCGTGGACTCCAAGCGCTTCTTCTTCGACGTGGGCTGCAACAAGTACGGCGTCTTCCTGCGGGTGAGCGAGGTGAAGCCGTCCTACCGCAACGCCATCACCGTGCCCTACAAGGCCTGGGCCAAGTTCGGCGGCGCCTTCTGCCGCTACGCCGAGGAGATGCGCGACATCCAGGAGCGCCAGCGGGACAAGCTCTACGACCGCCGCGctgggccgccggggccgggcagcggcagcggtGCCGGCGACGATTCCGACGGCGACGACGTGGACGACGACTGA